A stretch of Plasmodium vinckei vinckei genome assembly, chromosome: PVVCY_05 DNA encodes these proteins:
- a CDS encoding transmembrane emp24 domain-containing protein, putative → MKRRYLHLFIVILLIIFNILISGVSSQNSNEKKKGVEKPKGSDSKQNNTNSGSNNSNNNKSSGKKKSNTNVNNNKQNNTKKKPDNIIKKSDKPKSGAASNSNNNGSKNNSNDQFMDEYNKFEKQLLDNEKVEEIYEEGSNVEINGGSKIVENNNEMKPNANDYKEVDGDDLEYNDEDLTSIWNENMKYFEPSTMLTFEIPGNSEEYLLEDIQELNTYFRGLFYLNNELDDSKVLFIISDPDGEIVYKREATDGIFYFHTTKLGVYTITIKNTKWVEKKMVTVAIGLGERPSLSSDHLKDFSSYIEQITLEAKILKNEIKYLSSKHIAHIEKMEQITNKAFLYCFLKLFVLIVLSFFTIYYVKNLVSNKRVL, encoded by the coding sequence atgaaaaggagatatcttcatttatttatagttATTTTGTTGATTATATTCAACATATTAATAAGTGGGGTTTCATCACAAAAtagtaatgaaaaaaaaaaaggtgtAGAAAAACCAAAAGGCAGTGATAGTAAACAGAATAACACAAATTCAGGTTCAAacaatagtaataataataaaagttcaggtaaaaaaaagagtaATACCAATgtaaataacaataaacaaaataatacgaaaaaaaaaccagataatataataaaaaaatctgATAAACCCAAATCCGGTGCGGCATcgaatagtaataataatggtaGTAAGAATAACAGTAATGATCAGTTTATGGATgagtataataaatttgaaaaacaATTATTAGACAATGAAAAGGTTgaagaaatatatgaagAAGGAAGTAACGTTGAAATTAATGGTGGCTCAAAAATtgtagaaaataataatgaaatgaaACCTAATGCTAACGATTATAAAGAAGTAGATGGTGATGACTTGGAATATAATGATGAAGATTTAACAAGTATATGGAATGAAAAcatgaaatattttgagCCAAGTACTATGTTAACTTTTGAAATTCCTGGAAATTCAgaagaatatttattagaGGACATTCAAGAattaaatacatattttcgaggtcttttttatttaaataatgaattagATGATAGTAaggttttatttattatttcagaTCCAGATGGTgaaattgtatataaaagaGAAGCTACCGAtggtatattttatttccatacAACTAAACTTGGGGTATATACTATaactattaaaaatacaaaatgggtagaaaaaaaaatggttaCTGTTGCTATAGGGTTAGGAGAAAGACCTTCATTGAGTTCTGATCACTTAAAAGATTTTTCTAGCTATATCGAGCAAATTACTTTAGaagcaaaaatattaaaaaatgaaattaaataCTTATCATCAAAACATATTGCacatatagaaaaaatggaaCAAATTACAAACAAAgcctttttatattgtttcctaaaattatttgttcttatagttctttctttttttacaatttattatgttaAAAACTTGGTATCAAACAAAAGAGTTCTCTAG
- a CDS encoding steroid dehydrogenase, putative, with product MTIYKMIGHLGIHALNPIFYIGLVVVLKNVLFGIYWLLNYLKSKLFLKDLKSYGNTIVITGCTDGIGKSLTYALAKENVNLLLISRNEKELKNIKKDLLGINKNCQRTIDYIVFDYNEHKFSSYKSMQDKLQKIDVGILINNVGISYPNPLYFHEMETELIEQLVNVNLMSAYFMTRLVLPTMIKKRKGLILYTSSGVTALQTSPLYSVYASVKDGVCSFANSLNAELKEYNIQVQCHIPMFITTKLSKIRKSSLFVPTPEIYSECVIQKMKEGNILPYNVISSPYFFHKIQIFFYNCFPKWLFSIVSLASLKVVRQKALKKMKKEE from the exons atgactatttacaaaatgatAGGTCATTTGGGGATACATGCTTTGAAtccaatattttatattggCTTAGTCGTtgttttgaaaaatgtCTTGTTTGGGATATATTGgttattaaattat TTGAAGAGTaagttatttttaaagGATTTGAAAAGTTATGGAAATACAATAGTGATTACAGGATGTACAGATGGTATTGGGAAAAGTTTAACATATGCATTGGCTAAGGAGAATgtgaatttattattaattagcagaaatgaaaaggaattaaaaaacataaaaaaggatttattaggaataaataaaaattgtcaAAGAACTATTGATTATATAGTTTTTGATTATAATGAACataaattttcttcatataAAAGTATGCAAGACAAACTTCAAAAAATTGATGTTGGAATTTTGATTAATAATGTTGGAATTTCATATCCAAACCCATTg taTTTTCATGAAATGGAGACCGAGCTAATAGAGCAATTAGTGAATGTAAATTTGATGTCTGCTTATTTTATGACAAGATTAGTTTTACCaa caatgataaaaaaaagaaaaggtttaattttatatacatcaAGTGGTGTGACGGCTTTACAAACATCCCCGTTATATAGTGTCTATGCATCCGTTAAAGATGGAGTATGCTCGTTTGCGAATTCTTTGAAT GCTGAGTTAAaggaatataatatacaagTTCAGTGTCATATTCCTATGTTTATTACAACAAAGTTGTCAAAAATAAGAAAGAGTAGTTTATTTGTACCAACACCTGAAATATATTCTGAATGTGTTAtccaaaaaatgaaagaagGGAACATTTTACCATACAATGTTATATCTtctccatatttttttcataaaattcaaatttttttttataattgttttCCTAAATGGCTATTTAGTATTGTTTCGTTAGCATCACTTAAGGTAGTCAGACAAAAGGCgttgaagaaaatgaagaaagaAGAATAG
- a CDS encoding transcription factor with AP2 domain(s), putative encodes MSSCSLKCSVLPCVHIQNSNSETNIEDSKENNSPQSYKNDVDTNELNNNSNDNNNMCDKSSDDLNLNIDPCYTNSININSNMDNINVNEDSNGNVNTDINTSMNHNVNSSTDSHRNDDYKFNMKINLSAYRNIYEKGKGNAHPKVSNSSAQKGSKGILLNTYNYYFYNNFGDINKRNKKREDDVNIYFYKKVSRNVPNCYENESSQNSSDYGRVEKSNLYNSKNCNHNNQFFGITSYDKVFLKELKITNIDNKYKKKSVKKYNIPFEPNFYSNRFFFSDKNINKGHIGNNKTIKVNNYLSVNNNIESYNYSERYSYVLQFEGPPPHFLIVKRNNITKQSTVVKRVSINKNISFNLAKFIAEKYIHILNKNIKVAEKRLKRLENNKNVNNNSNSNYNAIESDKVNNVSNNECTFDNNNNNNPPDCNNHNGLISQKNDDYNNSTHSESNRLSYNSTSSKNYDESNHNDVSNTMNISFGNSENYNEYSKHPINISPDNINYLNYEDRNMENTYDEQMFTNECLNIDLDNTVFNSDAEGYIKFLNNVKIYVLQRIEEENNIPLEAKELIGNKLVILVKMKQGFCVKSKTFIFENVKGIENEYKNKNDSSNRLEIKVEKFSDRDSVNSSKNVKGADISNVCNNDEPNSENDKEENNKDVDSSGNNNNNNDLCNIAIKEEVTEKEDGNNCKNDKGVIIKSEPENKNINSDTILDNDGNNETQEIELSENYKKQVYNFIHDNIYINSYIYDSFENTYMNKKFFKNDVIIVNMECPNDEIIDDAPDYIYELNKFVFIKFVKYENYIKKNHKIAEGYIEYLLQSNVKCINNYMIGIRWVPDLFSYEYYVCKITERDIKSKDSLTNVKYKYSLTSEKDSNEEPVKYLVDYENKPIDSVLWVLHEYYQASLFTEKCLYNLFKLVLLRISMYIYVFNAKVITLDLDKAMYRMKKFSEPISLLDNNGMGDDKMNQKRDHNDILLDNAIDNNYNSEEINKSDNYFNGIINSQNENNSFSSANDGETNGIDNNDNEKNKGESTSDNDTNNAMNNEGNNNGEWMNENNNNINYNEMLIKQAEYEQDKYFQNKLRNKKKVSYNLDNISLSLRNKDKNNSNKFGILKENGTNNNIFTKYYGSSGDNKIVTINNNDIINKENGNSNKKGYNSNTSDVSDGSHLTTKHKYHLRSNNAQSTDNYSSEENASRNNLGGRNKVVRNRTLYKMMNKNGLVEPYWWFFYNLYENATIKDGNMNGECSNTRSGKNFNLTKNGSAFRPGEKKMNVFNKESSLKKKEKKKLIYDKLLEKKYNNNLLNHLFEKKKKIKVRYISMVHDVIYKKFILLNNTIFPRNVHESEILYTLFPHEPQTFMFLYTNDDYQYQNEVFLKNISYDEYLMASNNNHLTGNIPRGLLGDISNNIDSKYYGDGLLPIDGKYILDQINPNSSRVIGKDFGVDHLILGSGGDANVDMINYGGDSSSLLFSTYNNLKFNNIPNYEKIKKGAKVIEGIGDYKSRFMDSYNILLSNGNDCLNNISIGYNDIDNNNFGYVSNTGYDIVGDGSNELIDNIFLQNPSSGYHNDFEKRNAKKNNNDNYYYYNYFVNGERGSKTRNNNSKRSVSNANFGRDVVGSRYYDNYGDDENKKNKSDYDMPLVKKRKGSSKRTKSNNLTNVQNYDPLYHSNKVESNVSGNNNNDTSLIPMGPLPTGVYFDSARKLWRCQWKENGKFKTKGFSLIHYNTLEEARKQCILYRCDVGNIPVKSEWLNPVYVSSSYFYNKKCASTSNANVNFGASHKELKTSSLNLSALKDKTDRISGLRRVDEGSGKIFAYGSSKDSSDNYYEGNNNNTSNNVNGRSRYSTRNNTSPSESRVVNNENLDEIDISILKEFVQRNKKNNVYEKGEKELNEYNTKHNYYYDYDKIKNGISNEMDDQNDDNNVDKLNDMNNTFKNNYQDKITNDGSNNSFYLNGKNENNESGKNENAGEKLKTGLQALLSMLRFKDNKESGNGSNNTGNLSNGIEKNVSDIVENNKNNEKHNREIIDGAYGSDNVEGEQNGGHGGAGIHSLDANEEKSYPDDGEEYLDNNNNNSSTSSNNSNNPYDNIKKNNDLGKLNNLGEIGKYSMDFLKFINIKNNYNLQSNMKKGYNGMLPDFLSGNNGNEVALNIINRSRKNSTSSNGNNIREETNGKMNNKNNKEEFGYNNDGSGVFFNDIQNFLNFAKRGNNNSPSGNNNEFMSKLENIGNRNMLINYPKGKSSKTKKNTQHGHHKDIYEKMKYNNNRIGLSNNGNIYGTNESIHHSGNNNNNQKYMYLVDKNDNYDKSGVNTSKNNNLDPYKNDTENFFLRQLKLFTRDGKGMNNNNEKNINSEKLKNKLLGENSKQTLDYPNVEKETNDYNTRKKKKVNTYYENNDDYYYYDENSNEYFNNFMDNYNDDGYNNGVNFENKLMNDMDYIDPGYGNKKSKKKSNNYMDSSMVGNNNVSEVERKHLEDMGGMGNNGMVGNENNGMKKGNGGGEGNSDIDINLIKQSLPKGIYYDHAKKLYRVQYIVNNSIKTKGFSVKKLGLAEAKLEAESFRNFCLENGLLNSRKRRINSPYNNNKKDEKNFKMLKDDDEILSNLLYLYNSNAKDQVLSP; translated from the coding sequence atgtcaaGTTGCAGTCTCAAATGTAGTGTGTTGCCTTGTGTACACATACAGAATTCAAATAGTGAAACAAATATCGAAGACTCCAAGGAAAATAATTCTCCACAAAgctataaaaatgatgtaGATACCAATGaattgaataataatagtaacgacaataataatatgtgtGATAAATCGTCAGAcgatttaaatttaaacatTGATCCGTGTTATACTAAttctattaatataaactCTAACAtggataatataaatgtgaATGAAGATTCCAATGGAAATGTGAATAcagatataaatacaagTATGAATCATAATGTAAATTCAAGTACAGATTCCCATAGGAATGatgattataaatttaatatgaaaataaatttaagcgcatatagaaatatttatgaaaaggGGAAGGGTAATGCGCATCCGAAAGTATCTAATTCATCTGCTCAAAAGGGTAGTAAAggcattttattaaatacatataattattatttttataacaattttggtgatataaataaaagaaataaaaaaagagaagacgatgtaaatatttatttttataaaaaggtATCTCGTAATGTACCTAACTGTTATGAAAATGAGAGTAGTCAGAATAGTAGCGATTATGGTCGTGTTGAAAaatcaaatttatataattcgaAAAATTGTAATCACAATAATCAATTTTTCGGAATAACTTCTTATGAtaaagtttttttaaaagagttaaaaataactaatatagataataagtataaaaaaaagagtgtcaaaaaatacaatattcCCTTTGAGccaaatttttatagtaatagatttttcttttctgataagaatataaataaaggtcatattggaaataataaaaccaTAAAAGTTAACAATTATTTATCCgtcaataataatattgagAGTTACAATTACAGTGAACGTTATTCATATGTTTTACAGTTTGAAGGGCCGCCTccccattttttaatagtaaaacgaaataatataacaaagCAGTCAACAGTGGTTAAGAGAGtatcaataaataaaaacatatctTTTAATCTTGCCAAATTTATTGCAGAAaagtatatacatatattaaataaaaatataaaagtgGCTGAGAAAAGGCTGAAAAGGTTagaaaacaataaaaatgttaataataatagcaaTAGCAACTATAATGCTATTGAAAGTGATAAAGTGAACAATGTTAGTAACAATGAATGTACTTTtgataacaataataataataatcccCCAGATTGTAATAATCATAATGGTTTGATTAgtcaaaaaaatgatgactataataatagtactCATTCTGAAAGTAATAGACTTAGTTATAATAGTACGAGttctaaaaattatgatgaaAGTAATCATAATGATGTGAGTAATACTATGAATATTAGCTTTGGAAACAGTGAGAATTACAATGAATATTCAAAACAtcctataaatatttcccctgataatataaattacttAAATTATGAAGATAGGAATATGGAAAATACCTACGATGAGCAAATGTTTACAAATGAATGTTTAAATATCGATTTGGATAATACCGTTTTTAATTCAGATGCAGAgggatatataaaatttttgaataatgtaaaaatatatgttttacaAAGAatagaagaagaaaataatattcctTTAGAAGCAAAAGAACTCATTGGAAATAAACTGGTTATTTTggtaaaaatgaaacaagGATTTTGTGTAAAATcaaaaacatttatttttgaaaatgtgAAAGGGatagaaaatgaatataaaaataaaaatgatagcTCTAATCGTTTAGAGATCAAAGTAGAAAAATTTAGTGATCGTGATTCTGTAAATAGTagtaaaaatgttaaaggCGCGGATATTTCAAACGTGTGTAATAATGATGAGCCAAACAGcgaaaatgataaagaaGAAAACAATAAAGATGTGGATTCAAgtggtaataataataataataatgatttatGTAATATTGCTATAAAAGAAGAAGTTACTGAGAAAGAAGATGGaaataattgtaaaaatgataaaggggtaattataaaatctGAACCAGAaaataagaatataaattcGGATACTATTTTGGATAATGATGGAAATAATGAAACACAAGAAATTGAATTATccgaaaattataaaaaacaagtatataattttatacatgataatatatatataaattcgTATATTTATGACAGCTTTGAAAATACTTATATGAATaagaaattttttaaaaatgatgttATTATAGTTAACATGGAATGCCCTAATGATGAGATAATAGATGATGCTCcagattatatatatgaattaaataaatttgtatttataaaatttgtaaaatatgagaattatataaaaaaaaatcacaaAATAGCAGAAGGATATATAGAATATCTCCTTCAAAGTAAtgtaaaatgtataaataattatatgataGGTATAAGATGGGTCCCTGATTTGTTTTCTTATGAATATTACGTGTGCAAAATTACTGAAAGGGATATAAAATCTAAAGATAGTTTAACgaatgtaaaatataaatattctttaaCATCAGAAAAGGATTCCAATGAAGAACcagtaaaatatttagtAGATTATGAGAATAAACCAATTGATAGTGTTTTATGGGTTTTACATGAATATTATCAAGCAAGTTTATTTACAGAGAAATgtctttataatttgtttaaacTAGTATTATTACGTATTagtatgtatatttacGTTTTTAATGCAAAGGTTATTACATTAGATTTGGATAAAGCTATGTATAGAATGAAAAAGTTTTCAGAGCCGATAAGTTTACTTGATAATAATGGAATGGGAGATGATAAAATGAATCAAAAGCGTGACCACAATGATATTCTTCTTGATAATGCTATTgacaataattataatagtgaggaaataaataaaagcgataattattttaatggaattataaattcacaaaatgaaaataacaGTTTTAGTAGTGCCAATGATGGAGAAACCAATGGtattgataataatgataatgaaaaaaataaaggtgAAAGCACATCAGATAATGACACTAATAATGCTATGAATAATGAaggtaataataatggggAATGGatgaatgaaaataataataatatcaatTACAATGAAATGCTTATTAAGCAAGCAGAATATGAGCAAgacaaatattttcaaaataagttacgaaataaaaaaaaagtaagttataatttagataatatatctttatcATTGAGAAATaaggataaaaataatagtaataagtTTGGTATATTAAAGGAAAATGggacaaataataatatttttacaaaatactATGGGTCATCTGGTGATAACAAGATAGTgactataaataataatgatatcattaataaagaaaatggaAATTCAAACAAAAAAGGATATAATTCTAATACAAGTGATGTTAGTGATGGATCTCATTTAACAACCAAACATAAATATCACTTACGTAGTAATAATGCTCAATCTACTGATAATTATTCATCTGAAGAAAATGCATCACGAAATAATTTAGGAGGTCGAAATAAGGTCGTTAGAAATAGAACactatataaaatgatgaataaaaatggacTTGTTGAACCATATTGGtggtttttttataacttatatgaaaatgcaACAATAAAAGATGGTAACATGAATGGAGAATGTAGTAATACTCGAAGTGGGAAAAACTTTAATTTGACAAAAAATGGATCTGCATTTCGACCTGGTGAAAAGAAGATGAATGTATTTAATAAAGAATCTtcattgaaaaaaaaagaaaagaaaaaattaatttatgataaattattagaaaagaagtataacaataatttgttaaatcatttatttgaaaagaagaaaaaaataaaagtaagaTATATTTCGATGGTTCAtgatgttatatataaaaaattcattttattaaataatacaatatttCCTCGAAATGTGCATGAATctgaaatattatatacactATTTCCCCATGAGCCTCAGacttttatgtttttatatacgaATGACGACTATCAATATCAGAATGAggtgtttttaaaaaatataagttatgatgaatatttaatggcaagtaataataatcacTTGACCGGAAATATTCCAAGAGGATTATTAGGAGATATTAGTAACAATATTGATAGTAAATATTATGGAGATGGTTTATTACCAATAGAtggtaaatatatattggaTCAAATAAATCCTAATTCAAGTCGAGTGATTGGGAAAGATTTTGGTGTTGATCATTTAATATTAGGTAGTGGTGGTGATGCAAATGTTGATATGATAAATTATGGTGGTGATTCATcaagtttattattttctacatataataatttaaaatttaataacattcctaattatgaaaaaataaaaaaaggagCAAAAGTGATTGAAGGAATTGGTGATTATAAAAGTCGTTTTATGGAtagttataatattttattaagtaATGGAAATGattgtttaaataatattagtattggatataatgatattgataataataattttggaTATGTAAGTAATACTGGTTATGACATAGTTGGTGATGGTAGTAATGAATTGATtgacaatatatttttacaaaatccATCATCTGGATATCATAatgattttgaaaaaaggaatgcgaaaaagaataataatgataattattattattacaattattttgtaaatggTGAAAGAGGTAGTAAAACTCGAAATAACAATTCGAAACGAAGTGTATCGAATGCTAACTTTGGTAGAGATGTTGTAGGTAGTCGAtattatgataattatGGTGATGATGagaataagaaaaataaaagtgatTATGATATGCCATTAGTtaagaaaagaaaaggTAGTAGCAAAAGAACAAAGAGTAACAATTTAACTAATGTACAAAATTACGATCCTTTATACCATAGTAATAAAGTTGAATCGAATGTTAGTGGAAATAACAATAACGACACATCATTAATACCTATGGGTCCATTACCAACTGGTGTTTATTTTGATTCTGCAAGAAAGTTATGGCGATGCCAATGGAAAGAAAATGGTAAATTTAAGACAAAAGGATTTAGTTTGATACATTATAATACATTAGAAGAAGCACGAAAACAGTGTATTCTTTATAGATGTGATGTAGGAAATATTCCCGTAAAAAGTGAATGGTTAAATCCAGTATATGTTAGTTcatcttatttttataataaaaaatgtgcatCTACTAGCAATGCTAATGTAAACTTTGGAGCATCTcataaagaattaaaaacaaGTTCATTAAATTTGAGTGCCttaaaagataaaacaGATCGAATATCCGGATTGAGAAGAGTTGATGAAGGTAgtggaaaaatatttgcatATGGTTCTAGTAAAGATTCGAGtgataattattatgaagGAAATAACAACAATACGAGTAATAATGTAAATGGACGTAGTAGATATAGCACTAGAAATAATACATCACCTAGTGAATCTCGTGTAGTAAATAATGAGAATCTAGATGAGATTGATATATCcattttaaaagaatttgttcaaagaaataaaaagaataacgtatatgaaaaaggtgaaaaagaattaaatgaatataatactaaacataattattattatgattatgataagataaaaaatggaatttCAAATGAGATGGATGAtcaaaatgatgataataatgtGGATAAACTAAATGATATGAATAATAcgtttaaaaataattaccAGGATAAAATAACTAATGATGGATCgaataattcattttatttgaatggaaagaatgaaaataatgagaGTGGAAAGAATGAAAATGCTGGAGAAAAACTAAAAACTGGACTTCAGGCATTACTAAGTATGTTACGTTTTAAGGATAATAAAGAGAGTGGAAATGGATCGAATAATACGGGAAACTTATCAAATGGTATAGAGAAAAATGTGTCTGATATAGTtgagaataataaaaataatgaaaaacatAACAGAGAAATAATTGATGGAGCATATGGTAGTGACAATGTTGAGGGTGAACAAAATGGAGGTCACGGAGGAGCAGGAATACATTCATTAGATGCAAATGAGGAAAAATCATATCCTGATGATGGTGAAGAATATTTAGacaataacaataataatagtagtactagtagtaataatagtaacaacccatatgataatataaaaaaaaataatgactTGGGAAAACTTAACAATCTTGGTGAGATAGGTAAATATTCAAtggattttttaaaatttattaatattaaaaataattataactTACAAtctaatatgaaaaaaggATATAATGGTATGTTGCCTGACTTTTTATCTGGTAATAATGGAAATGAAGTGgctttaaatataataaacaggagtagaaaaaatagtacTAGTAGTAATGGGAATAATATTAGAGAAGAAACTAATggaaaaatgaataataaaaataataaggaaGAATTtggatataataatgatggtTCTGgagtattttttaatgatattcagaattttttaaattttgcaAAGAGaggtaataataattctcCTTCTGGTAATAACAATGAATTTATGAGCAAGTTAGAAAATATTGGGAATAGGAAtatgttaataaattatccTAAAGGAAAGAGTAgtaagacaaaaaaaaacactcAGCATGGTCATCACaaagatatatatgaaaaaatgaagtaCAACAATAATCGTATTGGTTTAAGTAACAAtggtaatatatatgggaCTAATGAAAGTATTCATCATTCTggaaataacaataataatcaaaaatatatgtaccTAGTTGATAAGAATgataattatgataaatCTGGTGTTAATACAAGTAAGAACAACAATTTGGatccatataaaaatgatactgaaaatttctttttaagacaattaaaattgtttacaAGGGATGGAAAAGGAATGAACAATAATAAcgagaaaaatataaattcagaaaaattgaaaaataagTTATTAGGAGAAAATAGTAAACAAACATTGGATTATCCAAATGttgaaaaagaaacaaatgattataatactcgtaaaaagaaaaaagtaaatacatattatgaaaataatgatgattattattattatgatgaaaattcaaatgaatattttaacaaCTTTATggataattataatgatgATGGATATAATAATGGAGTAAACTttgaaaacaaattaatgaaTGATATGGATTATATAGATCCTGgatatggaaataaaaaatctaaaaaaaaatcaaataattatatggaTTCTAGCATGGttggtaataataatgtgtCTGAAGTTGAGAGGAAGCATCTTGAAGATATGGGTGGCATGGGTAATAATGGTATGGTTGGTAATGAGAATAATGGAAtgaaaaaaggaaatggTGGTGGTGAAGGTAATTCAgatatagatataaatttaataaaacaatcGTTGCCCAAaggtatatattatgatcatgcgaaaaaattatatagagttcaatatattgttaataattCAATTAAGACTAAAGGTTTTAGTGTAAAGAAATTAGGTTTAGCTGAAGCAAAACTTGAAGCAGAATCTTTTCGAAACTTTTGTTTAGAGAATGGTTTATTAAATTCACGTAAGAGACGAATAAATTCTccttataataataataaaaaagatgagAAGAATTTTAAAATGCTTAAAGATGATGATGAGATATTGTCTAACTTATTGTATTTATACAACTCAAATGCCAAGGATCAAGTTCTATCTCCGTGA
- a CDS encoding ribosome-recycling factor, putative has product MKRSFRRLSMFSSTYLSHIASSSSGKVNRGSYDFLCVQGLKFGSKKEKSDKETKKFRNLLKISGVRNNEREDNDNRKGKENVKRIINENNKVDYKSYDIKIEEIIKNFDIKIKKLLENTLTVDFFNNIVVTKDKKKYKLSDLSQVVIKSSKTIYFYPYIISDIQKIIHTLKVKDNTWNPTTPNDGQYILLQIPPLTNEVKLKKKKEAKDLLEKVKNDIRNIRHKIRDFIGKNIEGDEWKIEERNKLDNYIKNKVKNIENVYEKYTKNY; this is encoded by the coding sequence atgaaaaggtCATTTAGAAGGTTAAGCATGTTTAGTAGCACTTATTTGAGTCACATAGCTAGCAGTAGTAGTGGTAAAGTTAATAGGGGGAGTTATGATTTTTTGTGTGTGCAAGGGTTAAAGTTTGGAagtaaaaaggaaaaaagtgataaagaaacaaaaaaatttcgtaatttattgaaaatatcAGGAGTAAGAAATAATGAAAGAGaagataatgataatagaaaaggaaaagaaaatgtaaaaagaataataaatgaaaataataaagtagattataaatcatatgatataaaaatcgaagagattataaaaaattttgatataaaaataaaaaaactattAGAAAATACATTAACtgttgatttttttaataatattgtagTTACAAAagataagaaaaaatataaattatcagATCTTTCACAAGTAGTTATTAAATCATCAAAGacgatttatttttatccatatataattagtgatattcaaaaaataattcatacTTTAAAAGTTAAGGATAATACTTGGAATCCTACAACCCCTAATGATGgtcaatatatattattgcaAATTCCACCATTAACTAATGAagttaaattaaaaaaaaaaaaagaagcaAAGGATTTATTAGagaaagtaaaaaatgatataagaAATATTCGTCATAAAATTCGAGACTTTATAGGGAAAAATATTGAGGGTGATGAATGGAAGATCGaagaaagaaataaattagacaattatataaaaaataaagttaaaaatatagagaatgtgtatgaaaaatatactaaaaattattag